A genome region from Sphingobium sp. WTD-1 includes the following:
- a CDS encoding biotin--[acetyl-CoA-carboxylase] ligase produces the protein MLALAEQGETEGLWLRAKRQSGGRGRLGRAWESPVGNLYCSTLIRLQPGDPMAHTLALVAANAVHALVAPLCAGQARIKWPNDILVDGAKIAGILLERTGDAVVVGIGINVTHFPQGLDRPVTSLAAQGATGQGAEAAVLLERLAQLFGHWLAIWRAQGLDPVRTHWLLNAHPTGTPMRVVQPDGDVVEGGFGTLDSQGMLILRLANGDTRAIHAGDIFLI, from the coding sequence ATGCTGGCACTGGCGGAGCAGGGTGAAACCGAGGGCCTCTGGCTGCGCGCAAAGCGACAGTCCGGAGGCCGCGGTCGTTTGGGCCGGGCGTGGGAAAGTCCGGTCGGCAATCTCTATTGCTCCACCCTGATCCGGCTGCAGCCGGGCGACCCGATGGCGCACACGCTGGCGCTGGTCGCGGCGAACGCCGTCCATGCGCTGGTCGCGCCGCTCTGTGCCGGACAGGCGCGGATCAAATGGCCCAATGACATTTTGGTCGACGGCGCGAAGATCGCCGGCATCCTGCTGGAACGCACCGGCGATGCCGTGGTCGTCGGCATCGGCATCAACGTCACCCATTTCCCGCAAGGGCTCGACCGTCCGGTCACCAGCCTCGCAGCCCAGGGCGCGACGGGGCAGGGGGCGGAAGCCGCCGTGCTGCTGGAGCGCCTCGCCCAGCTTTTCGGCCATTGGCTGGCGATCTGGCGCGCCCAGGGACTTGATCCGGTGCGCACCCACTGGCTGCTCAACGCCCATCCGACCGGCACGCCGATGCGTGTCGTCCAGCCCGATGGCGACGTGGTGGAGGGTGGCTTCGGCACGCTCGACAGCCAGGGCATGTTGATCCTGCGCTTGGCGAATGGCGATACCCGTGCCATTCATGCCGGCGATATCTTTCTCATCTGA
- the nuoN gene encoding NADH-quinone oxidoreductase subunit NuoN: MIETASLLAVLPELILTGSGLVLMLIAAFGGDRSTHAVNWLAVLALLAAGLSLCTSMAHGPVAFDGLVRADAFSVYAKALIYGAAGAAILLAPRFFATGGALRPEYAVLIVFAAIGMGMMVSAGDMLTLYVGLEMNSLASYVLASFMRQDEKSSEAGLKYFVLGSLASGILLYGISLLYGFTGSTAFDGIAIAMGDGVSKGELFGLVFVLAGLAFKISAVPFHMWTPDVYEGAPTPVTAFFGSAPKVAAMGLMVRVAIEALGPAGLDWQQIIIFVALASILFGAVAAIGQTSIKRLMAYSSINNVGFALVGLAAGTPAGVAATMSYMAIYVVMTIGAFACILQMRDADGKPVDTIASLAGLSQSRKGLSAAFAIFMFSMAGIPPLFGFWAKFLVFDAAVAANLTALAAFGIAMSVIGAFYYLKIIKTIYFDEPAAPYEAKGGVVENIIMGACAIVIVFGYLLNPLLDKASAAAAASLF, translated from the coding sequence ATGATCGAAACCGCTTCCCTTCTGGCCGTATTGCCGGAACTCATCCTCACCGGCTCCGGCCTGGTGCTGATGCTGATCGCCGCCTTCGGTGGTGACCGCTCGACCCATGCCGTCAACTGGCTGGCGGTGCTCGCACTGCTCGCCGCCGGCCTCAGCCTCTGCACCTCGATGGCGCATGGCCCGGTCGCGTTCGACGGCCTGGTCCGTGCCGACGCCTTCTCGGTCTATGCCAAGGCGCTGATCTATGGCGCGGCCGGTGCGGCCATCCTCCTGGCCCCGCGCTTCTTCGCCACCGGCGGCGCGCTCCGTCCCGAATATGCCGTCCTGATCGTCTTTGCCGCCATCGGCATGGGCATGATGGTCTCGGCCGGCGACATGCTGACGCTCTATGTCGGCCTGGAAATGAACAGCCTCGCGTCCTACGTGCTGGCCAGCTTCATGCGCCAGGACGAGAAATCGTCGGAAGCTGGCCTCAAATATTTCGTGCTCGGTTCGCTGGCCAGCGGCATCCTGCTCTACGGCATCTCGCTGCTCTACGGCTTCACGGGTTCGACCGCGTTCGACGGCATCGCCATCGCCATGGGCGACGGCGTGTCGAAGGGCGAGCTGTTCGGCCTGGTGTTCGTGCTCGCGGGCCTCGCCTTCAAGATCAGCGCCGTGCCGTTCCACATGTGGACGCCCGACGTCTATGAAGGTGCGCCGACCCCGGTCACTGCCTTCTTCGGCAGCGCGCCCAAGGTCGCCGCGATGGGCCTGATGGTCCGTGTCGCGATCGAAGCGCTTGGCCCGGCTGGCCTCGACTGGCAGCAGATCATCATCTTCGTTGCGCTCGCGTCGATCCTGTTCGGTGCGGTCGCGGCGATCGGCCAGACCAGCATCAAGCGTCTGATGGCCTATTCGTCGATCAACAATGTCGGCTTCGCGCTGGTCGGCCTTGCGGCCGGCACGCCCGCCGGCGTTGCCGCGACGATGAGCTACATGGCGATCTATGTCGTCATGACCATCGGTGCCTTCGCCTGCATCCTCCAGATGCGGGATGCCGACGGGAAGCCGGTCGACACGATTGCCAGCCTTGCCGGCCTGTCGCAGTCGCGCAAGGGCCTGTCGGCCGCCTTCGCGATCTTCATGTTCTCGATGGCCGGTATCCCGCCGCTGTTCGGCTTCTGGGCGAAGTTCCTGGTGTTCGATGCCGCGGTCGCCGCCAACCTGACTGCGCTCGCTGCCTTCGGCATCGCCATGTCGGTGATCGGCGCCTTCTATTATCTCAAGATCATCAAGACGATCTATTTCGACGAGCCGGCCGCGCCCTATGAGGCGAAGGGCGGGGTGGTCGAAAACATCATCATGGGTGCCTGCGCCATCGTGATCGTCTTTGGTTATCTGCTCAACCCGCTGCTGGACAAGGCCAGCGCGGCTGCGGCGGCCTCACTGTTCTGA
- a CDS encoding NADH-quinone oxidoreductase subunit M produces the protein MDGFPILSLMMAVPMAGAIACLFAGANNARWIALIATLVDLVLGIVLWVNFDQSGAGAQWQFTEYAPIFGRFAWALGIDGIALLLIALTVFLMPICIGASWNAINKRVGEYMAAFLFMEVLMIGVFTAQDLYLFYIMFEAGLIPMYLIIGIWGGANRIYASYKFFLYTLLGSVLMLIAMMWMVHEAGTTRIPDLMAYNFDPKIQIWLFLAFFASFAVKMPMWPVHTWLPDAHVQAPTAGSVILAGVLLKMGGYGFIRFSLPMFPEASAQLAPWVWGLSMVAVVYTSLIALVQSDMKKLIAYSSVAHMAIVTIGLFAFNQAGLEGAMMVMLGHGLVSGALFLCVGVIYDRLHTREINRYGGLAINMPRYAVLFLLFTMASVGLPGTSNFVGEFLSLMGIYQVSTWAALICTTGIILGAAYMLYLYRRICYGDQVNADAAAMPDLSAREIWLLAPIAAAVLWMGVYPESFLAPMRPDIRALEARLAPAAPAGDSQIKMGAPKPVGEGHHEEAAAHGEAH, from the coding sequence ATGGACGGCTTCCCCATCCTCTCCCTGATGATGGCAGTGCCGATGGCTGGTGCCATCGCCTGCCTCTTCGCTGGCGCCAATAATGCGCGCTGGATTGCGCTGATCGCCACGCTGGTCGATCTGGTCCTGGGCATCGTCCTGTGGGTCAATTTCGATCAGTCGGGCGCAGGCGCCCAGTGGCAGTTCACCGAATATGCGCCGATCTTCGGCCGTTTCGCGTGGGCGCTCGGGATCGACGGCATCGCCTTGCTGCTGATCGCGCTGACCGTGTTCCTGATGCCGATCTGCATCGGCGCCAGCTGGAACGCGATCAACAAGCGTGTCGGCGAATATATGGCGGCGTTCCTGTTCATGGAGGTGCTGATGATCGGCGTCTTCACCGCGCAGGATCTCTACCTCTTCTACATCATGTTCGAAGCCGGCCTGATCCCGATGTATCTGATCATCGGTATCTGGGGTGGTGCGAACCGTATCTACGCCTCGTACAAATTCTTCCTCTACACGCTGCTCGGCTCGGTCCTGATGCTGATCGCGATGATGTGGATGGTGCATGAGGCCGGCACGACCCGCATTCCCGACCTGATGGCATACAACTTCGATCCGAAGATCCAGATTTGGCTGTTCCTCGCCTTCTTCGCCAGCTTCGCGGTGAAGATGCCGATGTGGCCGGTCCATACCTGGCTGCCCGACGCGCACGTTCAGGCGCCGACCGCCGGTTCGGTCATCCTGGCAGGCGTGCTGCTGAAGATGGGTGGCTATGGCTTCATCCGCTTCTCGCTGCCGATGTTCCCGGAAGCCTCGGCGCAGCTCGCGCCTTGGGTCTGGGGCCTGTCGATGGTCGCCGTCGTCTATACCAGCCTCATCGCGCTGGTTCAGTCGGACATGAAGAAGCTGATCGCCTATTCGTCGGTCGCGCACATGGCGATCGTCACCATCGGCCTGTTCGCCTTCAACCAGGCGGGCCTTGAAGGCGCGATGATGGTCATGCTGGGCCACGGCCTGGTGTCGGGCGCGCTGTTCCTCTGCGTCGGCGTCATCTATGACCGCCTGCACACCCGTGAGATCAACCGCTATGGTGGCCTGGCGATCAACATGCCGCGCTACGCCGTGCTGTTCCTGCTCTTCACCATGGCTTCGGTCGGTCTGCCGGGCACCAGCAACTTCGTTGGCGAATTCCTGTCGCTGATGGGCATCTATCAGGTTTCGACCTGGGCGGCGCTGATCTGCACCACCGGCATCATCCTGGGTGCGGCCTATATGCTCTACCTCTATCGCCGCATCTGCTACGGCGATCAGGTGAACGCCGATGCCGCTGCCATGCCCGACCTGTCGGCGCGTGAAATCTGGCTGCTCGCCCCGATTGCCGCGGCGGTGCTCTGGATGGGCGTCTATCCGGAAAGCTTCCTGGCCCCGATGCGTCCCGACATCCGCGCGCTCGAAGCGCGTCTCGCCCCTGCGGCTCCCGCAGGAGATTCCCAGATCAAGATGGGTGCGCCCAAGCCGGTAGGCGAGGGCCATCATGAAGAAGCCGCTGCGCACGGGGAGGCGCACTAA
- a CDS encoding MFS transporter, whose translation MPASGKAATVPAWGAVIAMALCATILIASEFMPVSLLTPIARDLAITEGHAGQSISVSGFFALVTSLFISTIIGVSDRRRVVLIFTALMLVSGTMVAFAPNAPLLMTGRALLGVAIGGFWSISAAIVMRLVPEESVPKALALLNGGNAAATTLGAPIGSLLGSLIGWRGAFFCVVPLAAIAFAWQWRSLPTMPPEKATIRARDVFALLKHRQFAIGMIAVSLFFFGQFTLFTYLRPFLDLVTGNGAPLISGMLLALGVAGFVGTIVIGWLLKSQLYSLLIAIPAILAVIAVSLVEIDGTPLKVGLLLTLWGLLATAAPVGWWTWLSKTMPHEAEAGGGLMVAIIQLAIMLGAIVGGTLFDAWGYRGPFSFAAGLLVIASLLAIVTSRIGAAPNFTEQPA comes from the coding sequence ATGCCGGCATCCGGCAAAGCCGCGACCGTGCCCGCCTGGGGCGCGGTGATCGCAATGGCGCTGTGCGCCACCATATTAATCGCGTCGGAGTTTATGCCCGTCAGCCTGCTGACGCCGATCGCGCGCGATCTGGCAATCACCGAGGGGCATGCCGGACAGTCGATCTCAGTCTCCGGCTTCTTCGCGCTCGTCACCAGCCTGTTCATCTCGACGATCATAGGCGTGTCGGATCGGCGGCGCGTCGTGCTGATCTTCACCGCGCTGATGCTTGTGTCCGGCACGATGGTCGCGTTCGCGCCCAATGCCCCGCTGCTGATGACGGGGCGCGCTCTTCTCGGCGTGGCGATCGGCGGCTTCTGGTCGATCTCGGCAGCGATTGTCATGCGGCTCGTGCCCGAGGAGTCGGTGCCCAAGGCGCTGGCCCTTCTGAACGGCGGTAACGCGGCGGCGACGACATTGGGCGCGCCCATCGGTAGCTTGCTCGGCAGTCTGATCGGATGGCGCGGTGCCTTTTTCTGCGTGGTACCGCTCGCCGCGATCGCATTTGCCTGGCAGTGGCGCAGCCTTCCGACCATGCCGCCGGAGAAGGCGACGATCCGCGCGCGCGACGTGTTTGCTCTGCTTAAGCACCGTCAGTTTGCGATCGGCATGATCGCGGTGTCGCTGTTCTTCTTCGGGCAGTTCACGCTCTTCACCTATTTGCGACCGTTCCTGGACCTGGTGACGGGCAATGGCGCACCGCTTATCTCGGGCATGTTGCTGGCGCTCGGCGTTGCGGGATTTGTCGGCACGATCGTGATCGGCTGGTTGCTCAAATCGCAGCTCTACAGCCTGCTGATTGCCATTCCGGCCATTTTGGCCGTCATCGCCGTCAGTCTCGTTGAAATCGACGGCACGCCGTTGAAGGTCGGCCTGTTGCTCACGCTTTGGGGGCTGCTCGCGACCGCCGCGCCGGTCGGATGGTGGACGTGGCTGAGCAAGACGATGCCGCATGAGGCCGAGGCTGGCGGCGGACTGATGGTCGCCATCATCCAGCTGGCGATCATGCTGGGTGCGATTGTTGGCGGCACGCTGTTCGACGCCTGGGGCTATCGCGGCCCGTTCAGCTTCGCAGCCGGGCTTCTCGTGATCGCCTCGCTGCTGGCGATCGTCACGTCGCGCATCGGCGCTGCACCGAATTTCACCGAACAACCTGCCTGA
- a CDS encoding type III pantothenate kinase, with protein MLLAIDAGNTNVVFALLDGREIKTRWRIATDPRRTADEYAVWLNQLLMLEGYAMADVGAVIVATVVPRALHNLQVLADKYFKTTALVAGQSPVDWGIELDVAEPASVGADRVVNAIAAHHLYDGDLIVIDFGTATTFDVVDYRGAYKGGIIAPGINLSLDALVAAAAKLPRIAIAPPENRSVIGRTTADAMLIGVFWGYVAMMEGLVARMRAEIGRPTKVISTGGLAVLFNDNSDIFDAIAPDLTIQGLALLYERSFRTE; from the coding sequence ATGCTTCTCGCGATCGACGCGGGCAACACCAATGTCGTTTTCGCGCTGCTCGACGGGCGTGAGATCAAGACGCGCTGGCGCATCGCCACCGACCCGCGCCGCACCGCCGACGAATATGCCGTATGGCTGAACCAGCTCCTGATGCTGGAAGGTTATGCCATGGCCGATGTCGGCGCGGTGATCGTCGCCACCGTCGTGCCGCGCGCGCTGCACAATCTTCAGGTGCTGGCCGACAAATATTTCAAGACGACCGCGCTCGTCGCCGGCCAGTCGCCGGTCGACTGGGGTATCGAACTGGACGTGGCGGAACCGGCCTCGGTCGGTGCCGACCGGGTTGTAAACGCGATCGCGGCCCACCATCTTTATGATGGCGACCTGATCGTCATCGATTTCGGCACGGCGACGACCTTCGATGTGGTGGATTATCGCGGCGCCTATAAGGGCGGCATTATCGCGCCGGGCATCAACCTGTCGCTCGATGCGCTGGTGGCGGCCGCAGCCAAGCTGCCCCGCATCGCGATCGCCCCACCGGAGAACCGATCGGTTATCGGTCGGACTACCGCAGACGCCATGCTGATCGGCGTCTTCTGGGGCTATGTGGCGATGATGGAGGGGCTGGTCGCCCGCATGCGGGCCGAGATCGGCCGCCCGACCAAAGTGATTTCGACCGGAGGACTCGCCGTCCTCTTCAATGACAATAGCGATATTTTCGATGCGATCGCGCCCGACCTGACGATCCAGGGCCTCGCATTGCTGTATGAACGGAGTTTTAGAACAGAATGA
- a CDS encoding DUF1467 family protein — protein MNWYAIFAIYVLFWVISAFLVLPFGLRTPDETGEVLLKGQADSAPSNFRPGRVMLRATLLSAVLFGLYYANYVQGWVTIDNIPGLHPPR, from the coding sequence ATGAACTGGTACGCCATCTTCGCCATCTATGTGCTGTTCTGGGTGATCAGCGCCTTCCTCGTCCTGCCCTTCGGCCTGCGCACGCCCGACGAGACGGGCGAGGTGCTGCTGAAAGGCCAGGCGGACAGCGCCCCCAGCAACTTCCGCCCCGGCCGCGTCATGCTGCGCGCCACCCTGCTCTCCGCCGTCCTGTTCGGCCTCTATTATGCCAATTATGTGCAGGGCTGGGTCACGATCGACAACATCCCCGGCCTCCATCCGCCACGCTGA
- a CDS encoding LysR family transcriptional regulator → MARDTLSDITAFVAVARERGFTRAAAKLGLSQSAISQIVKKLEDRLGVQLLVRTTRSVAPTEIGERLLQKVSPYLDGIEAELAAVNEARDRPTGKIRISASDHAINELLLPKLSQFMQDYPDVRVEMITDYGLIDIISERYDAGVRYGETLAKDMIAVRIGPDARMVAVGSSGYFELYGRPQSPSDLQSHNCIGLRHTSGRLYAWELQREGEAEVKVQVSGQLIFNNIYSCLSAALAGLGLAFVPQDLAEAHLQAGRLEIVLDEWSLPFPGFYLYYPTVTQPSQAFSLLVEALRYRWR, encoded by the coding sequence ATGGCGCGCGACACGCTGAGCGACATCACCGCCTTCGTGGCAGTGGCCCGCGAGCGCGGCTTCACCAGGGCAGCAGCAAAGCTCGGACTTTCCCAGTCCGCTATCAGCCAGATCGTCAAGAAGCTGGAGGATCGGCTTGGGGTTCAGTTGCTCGTTCGCACGACCCGCAGCGTGGCGCCGACCGAGATCGGCGAGAGGCTGCTTCAGAAGGTAAGTCCCTATCTGGACGGGATCGAGGCGGAACTTGCGGCCGTCAATGAAGCGCGAGACAGGCCTACGGGCAAGATCCGTATCAGTGCGTCGGACCATGCGATCAACGAACTTCTGCTGCCCAAGCTTTCTCAGTTCATGCAGGACTATCCGGACGTCCGCGTCGAGATGATCACCGATTACGGTCTGATCGACATCATCAGCGAGCGCTATGACGCCGGCGTGCGCTACGGCGAAACTTTGGCGAAGGACATGATCGCCGTCCGCATCGGCCCGGACGCGCGCATGGTGGCCGTCGGCTCATCGGGCTATTTCGAGCTTTATGGTCGGCCTCAAAGCCCATCTGATCTCCAGTCGCACAATTGCATCGGGCTGCGCCACACGTCAGGACGGCTCTACGCCTGGGAATTGCAGCGGGAGGGCGAGGCGGAAGTCAAGGTGCAGGTCAGCGGGCAGTTGATCTTCAACAACATCTATTCCTGCCTCAGCGCAGCCTTGGCCGGTCTTGGCCTCGCCTTCGTTCCGCAGGATCTGGCGGAGGCGCATTTGCAGGCCGGCAGGCTGGAAATCGTGCTCGATGAGTGGAGTCTGCCCTTCCCGGGTTTCTACCTCTATTATCCGACGGTCACGCAACCATCACAAGCCTTTTCACTGTTGGTCGAGGCGCTGCGATATCGTTGGAGGTGA
- a CDS encoding alpha/beta hydrolase has translation MTDQSFPFERRGVLKAGAAGLVALGALSIPTISSAKAPNMTQDWDKTFPRSAIVDHQKVSFKNRYGITLAADLYLPKNRGTGKLAAIVISGPFGAVKEQSSGLYAQTMAERGFATLAFDPSYTGESGGEPRNIASPDINTEDFSAAVDFLGLRPEIDRERIGVIGICGWGGMALSTAAIDKRIKAVVASTMYDMTRVMSKGYNDSVTPQQRTETLEQLSRQRWTDAEKSSPAYGPVSLELKGGEPEFVVQYAAYYKTKRGFHPRAVNSNAAWTLTTPLSFMNLPILTYIAEIAPRPVLLIHGEKAHSRYFSETAYAAAAEPKELMIIPGATHTDLYDQVEIIPFDKLSAFFKQHLAD, from the coding sequence ATGACCGACCAATCTTTCCCATTTGAGCGCCGCGGCGTGCTGAAGGCTGGCGCAGCCGGCCTTGTCGCCCTCGGCGCGCTTTCGATCCCCACCATTTCCTCAGCAAAGGCACCGAATATGACACAGGATTGGGACAAGACATTCCCGCGCAGCGCCATCGTCGATCATCAGAAGGTCTCGTTCAAGAACCGCTACGGCATCACCCTGGCTGCCGATTTATACCTCCCCAAGAATCGCGGTACGGGCAAGCTCGCGGCGATCGTGATCAGCGGACCGTTCGGCGCCGTGAAGGAGCAGTCTTCGGGCCTCTATGCCCAGACCATGGCTGAACGCGGCTTCGCGACGCTCGCCTTCGATCCGTCCTATACCGGCGAGAGCGGTGGCGAGCCCCGCAACATCGCATCGCCCGACATCAACACAGAGGATTTCAGCGCCGCCGTGGATTTCCTCGGGTTGCGGCCGGAGATCGATCGCGAGCGGATCGGCGTCATCGGCATTTGCGGCTGGGGCGGCATGGCGCTCAGCACCGCCGCCATCGACAAGCGGATCAAGGCCGTGGTCGCCAGCACCATGTACGACATGACCCGCGTGATGTCGAAGGGCTATAATGACAGCGTGACGCCGCAGCAGCGCACAGAGACGCTGGAGCAGTTGAGCCGTCAGCGCTGGACCGACGCCGAGAAGAGCAGCCCCGCCTATGGCCCGGTTTCACTGGAGCTGAAGGGCGGCGAGCCGGAGTTCGTCGTGCAATATGCCGCCTATTACAAGACGAAGCGTGGTTTCCACCCGCGAGCAGTCAACTCGAACGCCGCATGGACGCTCACCACGCCTCTGTCGTTCATGAACCTGCCGATCCTCACCTATATCGCGGAGATCGCTCCCCGACCGGTGCTGCTCATCCATGGCGAGAAGGCCCATTCGCGCTACTTCAGCGAGACCGCCTATGCGGCAGCGGCTGAGCCCAAGGAATTGATGATCATCCCTGGTGCCACTCACACGGACCTCTACGATCAGGTAGAAATCATCCCGTTCGACAAGCTGTCGGCATTCTTCAAGCAGCACCTCGCGGATTGA
- a CDS encoding ribonuclease J codes for MTPKDELLFLALGGSGEIGMNVNLYGCQGKWVMVDLGLTFADPLYPGVELVLPDLAFIEERKDDLLGIVLTHGHEDHIGAIPYLAADLGVPLYATPFTAGLIRLKLEEEGLTKEVKLHVIENEGSFNLGPFGFRYVPLAHSIPEGNAVLIDTPHGRIFHTGDWKLDAAPLLGQPSTPEELTVIGDEGVLALVCDSTNVFNPEPSGSESTVRDGLMQTVAAAKGRVLVTTFASNAARVQTLGEVAAATGRKLCVAGRSLDRIISTAKAAGYLKDFPPLVDWDDAMDLPRSEVMFIATGGQGEARAALSRIAFDSHPIKLAEGDTVIFSSKQIPGNEIAIGRIQNALATKGIIMVTDRQAEVHVSGHPGRPELESMYRWIRPAILLPVHGERRHMAEQARLGLATGIPDAVVQSNGDLLRLAPGKPTIIGHEDTGRLVLDGDVILPADGATMNERRKLGLHGQISVAVALDAKNRLIGEPVLRTQGVPVEEDKDAFLAEAAEEAAAAVAKGSMEQEALRERLRLAVRRTATRWTGKKPIVDVLLIRA; via the coding sequence ATGACACCCAAAGACGAGCTGCTCTTCCTGGCCCTTGGCGGCTCGGGCGAGATCGGCATGAACGTCAATCTTTATGGTTGCCAGGGCAAATGGGTCATGGTCGACCTCGGCCTGACCTTTGCCGACCCGCTTTATCCCGGCGTGGAGCTGGTGCTGCCCGACCTTGCCTTCATCGAGGAGCGCAAGGACGACCTGCTCGGCATCGTGCTGACCCATGGCCATGAAGACCATATCGGCGCCATCCCCTATCTGGCGGCAGACCTGGGCGTGCCGCTTTATGCCACGCCCTTCACCGCGGGCCTGATCCGGCTGAAGCTGGAGGAAGAGGGCCTTACCAAGGAGGTCAAGCTCCACGTCATCGAGAATGAGGGCAGCTTCAATCTCGGCCCGTTCGGCTTCCGTTATGTGCCGCTGGCCCACTCGATCCCGGAGGGCAATGCCGTCCTGATCGACACGCCGCACGGCCGCATCTTCCACACCGGCGACTGGAAGCTGGACGCCGCCCCGCTGCTCGGCCAGCCCTCGACGCCGGAGGAACTGACTGTGATAGGTGACGAGGGCGTGCTGGCCCTGGTGTGCGACAGCACCAATGTCTTCAATCCAGAACCATCGGGTTCCGAAAGCACCGTGCGCGATGGCCTGATGCAGACCGTCGCGGCGGCCAAGGGCCGGGTGCTGGTCACCACCTTTGCCTCCAACGCCGCACGCGTGCAGACGCTGGGCGAGGTCGCGGCCGCCACCGGGCGCAAGCTGTGCGTCGCCGGCCGCTCGCTCGATCGCATCATCAGCACCGCCAAGGCTGCCGGCTATCTCAAGGATTTCCCGCCGCTGGTCGACTGGGACGATGCGATGGACCTGCCCCGCTCGGAAGTGATGTTCATCGCCACCGGCGGCCAGGGCGAGGCGCGCGCTGCGCTCTCCCGCATCGCCTTTGACAGCCACCCGATCAAGCTGGCCGAAGGCGACACCGTTATCTTCTCGTCCAAGCAGATTCCGGGCAACGAGATCGCGATCGGCCGCATCCAGAATGCGCTGGCGACCAAGGGCATCATCATGGTGACCGACCGCCAGGCCGAGGTCCATGTCTCGGGCCATCCGGGCCGTCCGGAACTGGAATCCATGTATCGCTGGATCCGCCCCGCCATCCTGCTGCCGGTCCATGGCGAGCGGCGCCACATGGCGGAACAGGCGCGGCTTGGCCTCGCCACCGGCATCCCCGATGCGGTGGTGCAGTCGAACGGCGACCTGCTGCGCCTGGCACCGGGCAAGCCGACGATCATCGGCCATGAGGATACCGGCCGTCTGGTCCTCGACGGCGACGTCATCCTGCCCGCCGACGGCGCGACCATGAACGAACGGCGCAAGCTCGGCCTGCACGGCCAGATCAGCGTCGCCGTGGCGCTCGACGCCAAGAACCGCCTGATCGGCGAACCCGTGCTGCGCACCCAGGGCGTGCCGGTGGAAGAGGACAAGGATGCCTTCCTCGCCGAAGCGGCCGAGGAAGCGGCGGCGGCCGTTGCCAAGGGATCGATGGAGCAGGAAGCCCTGCGCGAACGCCTGCGCCTCGCCGTGCGCCGCACCGCGACCCGCTGGACCGGCAAGAAGCCGATCGTCGACGTGCTGCTGATCCGCGCATGA